One window from the genome of Microaerobacter geothermalis encodes:
- a CDS encoding AAA family ATPase, which translates to MGKEWILGILISFIIFLFYLGVQVGPILIIGIVLSVVLFFALKGKSVGFGKGKYAEKGKVSSGLSFDDIGGQNHAKEELMEALDFLLNPERIKSFGIRPIKGILLTGPPGTGKTLLAKAAANYTNSAFVSTSGSEFVEMYVGVGASRIRQLFQDVKEMAQKNGQDSGIIFIDEIDVLGGKREGSTHREYDQTLNQLLTEMDGMSTSENPRILIMAATNRIDMLDPALIRPGRFDRQISVGIPDRKGREQILQIHLKNKPLAKDVSIEKLSKQTFGFSGAQLESLTNEAAIYAMREGSSEIESKHFNKSIDKVLLGEKIDRETSEEEKRRVAIHELGHAFVTERLIPGSVSQIALTPRSQALGYVRQNPPKEQYLYTKEDLEFQIMIALAGTAAEEVFFRTRSTGASNDLEKANYYCQQLIATGLSSLGFIHPQFIPKDKINEETNRMMQVLFERVKKMIEEDKELFEYFLEILLQEEWMSGDEMRERLSIRLTS; encoded by the coding sequence ATGGGTAAAGAATGGATTTTAGGTATATTGATTTCTTTCATCATTTTTTTGTTTTACCTGGGTGTTCAAGTCGGTCCGATTTTGATTATTGGGATCGTACTCAGTGTTGTACTGTTTTTCGCTTTAAAAGGAAAATCCGTTGGTTTTGGCAAGGGAAAATATGCAGAAAAAGGAAAGGTTTCCTCAGGATTGTCCTTCGATGATATTGGTGGCCAAAACCATGCCAAGGAAGAATTGATGGAAGCCCTGGATTTTCTTCTCAATCCCGAGAGGATCAAATCCTTTGGAATTCGGCCCATCAAAGGAATATTATTAACCGGACCTCCTGGAACAGGGAAAACGCTATTGGCTAAAGCGGCTGCAAACTATACCAATTCGGCTTTCGTCAGCACATCTGGCAGTGAGTTTGTGGAGATGTATGTGGGTGTGGGAGCCAGCCGGATCAGGCAGCTGTTTCAAGACGTAAAGGAAATGGCCCAAAAAAACGGTCAGGATAGCGGAATTATATTTATTGATGAGATCGATGTATTAGGAGGAAAACGGGAAGGTTCAACCCACCGCGAATATGACCAGACATTAAATCAGCTCCTGACGGAAATGGATGGAATGTCTACTTCAGAGAATCCGAGAATACTCATAATGGCAGCTACAAACAGGATAGACATGCTTGATCCCGCCTTGATTCGTCCGGGACGTTTTGACCGACAGATTTCTGTGGGCATTCCTGACAGAAAGGGCAGGGAACAAATCCTGCAGATTCATTTGAAAAATAAACCATTGGCTAAGGATGTCTCAATCGAAAAATTAAGCAAGCAAACATTTGGTTTTTCTGGAGCCCAACTGGAAAGTTTGACCAATGAAGCAGCCATTTATGCCATGCGTGAAGGATCCAGCGAAATCGAGAGCAAACATTTTAATAAATCGATAGATAAGGTTCTATTGGGCGAGAAAATTGACCGTGAAACTTCCGAGGAGGAGAAAAGAAGGGTGGCCATTCATGAATTGGGACATGCATTTGTAACCGAACGGTTGATTCCGGGTTCTGTTTCGCAGATTGCTTTGACTCCAAGAAGTCAGGCTCTTGGTTATGTCAGACAAAATCCTCCAAAGGAGCAGTATTTGTATACCAAGGAAGATCTGGAGTTTCAAATTATGATTGCTTTAGCTGGAACGGCGGCAGAGGAAGTGTTTTTTCGAACCAGAAGTACAGGTGCGAGCAATGATTTGGAAAAGGCAAATTATTATTGCCAGCAGTTAATTGCTACAGGGCTGTCATCCCTTGGCTTTATTCATCCTCAGTTTATCCCAAAAGATAAAATCAATGAAGAAACCAACAGAATGATGCAGGTTCTCTTTGAGAGAGTGAAGAAAATGATTGAGGAGGATAAAGAACTTTTTGAATATTTCCTTGAAATTCTCTTACAGGAAGAATGGATGAGCGGCGATGAGATGAGGGAGAGATTAAGCATTAGACTGACTAGTTAA